The Hippoglossus stenolepis isolate QCI-W04-F060 chromosome 11, HSTE1.2, whole genome shotgun sequence genome includes a window with the following:
- the LOC118118382 gene encoding uncharacterized protein CXorf38 yields the protein MVSEELLLRLNDSEYKNWLKAGRCLLILKSGLHPFTSQHMRCFHKDLLTHSPLLGRPCETNACRGNKLSWACRACSEWKTAILAHQRQPNRTVHWENCSPPSWRTDFWEVAKAYMPGGQGKVKGADQCDASALLNLINSCDCFQTVDPKFVREVIQYRNELMHSCELRIKDEWIRRYQKTLKHFVRQFSHVPQMAKVGQEIDEMLTVDLSLSVSGLDQLDSVDSDGLVCDSEATVDLISQWEAELLQEKLQELLHTDNEDADTRDTEQLKMLGGFLQANRDLGERFSAELQAIDSLQARK from the exons ATGGTgagtgaggagctgctgcttcgTCTCAACGACAGTGAGTATAAGAACTGGCTGAAGGCAGGACGGTGTCTGCTCATACTGAAGAGTGGCCTCCATCCCTTCACCAGCCAGCACATGAGATGTTTCCACAAGGATCTGCTCACCCACAGCCCGCTGCTCGGGAGGCCGTGTGAGACCAATGCCTGCAGGGGGAACAAG ctctcCTGGGCATGTAGGGCGTGTAGCGAGTGGAAGACGGCGATCCTGGCACACCAGAGACAGCCGAACAGGACCGTGCACTGGGAGAACTGTTCCCCTCCCTCCTGGAGAACAGACTTCTGGGAAGTGGCCAAG gccTACATGCCAGGAGGTCAGGGGAAAGTGAAGGGGGCAGATCAGTGCGATGCCTCTGCTCTGCTCAACCTCATCAACTCCTGTGACTGTTTCCAGACTGTGGATCCAAAATTTGTGAGAGAG GTGATCCAATACAGGAACGAGTTAATGCATTCTTGTGAGTTGCGTATCAAGGATGAATGGATAAGACGCTACCAGAAGACTCTGAAACACTTTGTGCGGCAGTTCAGCCACGTACCACAGATGGCAAAAGTTGGACAAGAAATAGatgag ATGCTGACTGTCGATTTGTCCCTATCTGTCTCTGGTTTGGACCAACTGGACTCTGTTGACTCGGACGGTCTAGTGTGTGATTCGGAGGCCACCGTCGACTTAATCAGCCAATGGGAAGCTGAGTTGCtccaggagaagctgcaggagttACTGCATACTGACAATGAAGATGCTGACACACGG GATACTGAGCAGCTGAAGATGCTTGGTGGTTTCCTGCAGGCCAACAGAGATTTGGGGGAAAGGTTTTCTGCAGAGCTTCAGGCCATCGACTCACTACAGGCCAGAAAATAA
- the LOC118117978 gene encoding SH2 domain-containing protein 1A isoform X2, with amino-acid sequence MSAGLRGDMEQEGELVRSIYFGRIGSEATERLLERFGRDGSFLLRDSDTMQGAYCLCVRKAPFVHTFRLVHSIDGWCPQSSGIRRQSFGTLETLIENYRGGSASGVTTVPLTHPLDRTQLQYISNGQEFVYMEMSRGGGGGGSGSGGSSSGGGSSRSIS; translated from the exons ATGAGTGCTGGCCTCAGAGGCGACATGGAGCAGGAAGGGGAGCTGGTTCGGTCCATTTACTTCGGGAGAATTGGGAGTGAGGCCACAGAGAGGCTGCTGGAGAGGTTTGGACGTGATGGCAGCTTTCTGCTGAGAGACAGCGACACCATGCAGGGGGCctactgtctgtgtgtgag GAAAGCCCCGTTTGTGCACACCTTCAGGCTCGTACACTCCATCGACGGCTGGTGTCCTCAG agttCAGGCATCAGACGGCAGAGCTTTGGGACACTGGAAACACTGATAGAGAACTACAGAGGAGGTTCAGCCTCTGGTGTCACAACAGTCCCCCTCACACACCCACTGGACAGAACACAGCTACAGTACATCAGTAATGGACAAG AGTTTGTCTACATGGAAATGAGCAGGGGCGGCGGgggcggcggcagcggcagcggcggaagcagcagcggcggcggcagcagcaggtccaTCAGTTAA
- the LOC118117978 gene encoding SH2 domain-containing protein 1A isoform X1 translates to MSAGLRGDMEQEGELVRSIYFGRIGSEATERLLERFGRDGSFLLRDSDTMQGAYCLCVRKAPFVHTFRLVHSIDGWCPQSSGIRRQSFGTLETLIENYRGGSASGVTTVPLTHPLDRTQLQYISNGQVPAFSSTEFVYMEMSRGGGGGGSGSGGSSSGGGSSRSIS, encoded by the exons ATGAGTGCTGGCCTCAGAGGCGACATGGAGCAGGAAGGGGAGCTGGTTCGGTCCATTTACTTCGGGAGAATTGGGAGTGAGGCCACAGAGAGGCTGCTGGAGAGGTTTGGACGTGATGGCAGCTTTCTGCTGAGAGACAGCGACACCATGCAGGGGGCctactgtctgtgtgtgag GAAAGCCCCGTTTGTGCACACCTTCAGGCTCGTACACTCCATCGACGGCTGGTGTCCTCAG agttCAGGCATCAGACGGCAGAGCTTTGGGACACTGGAAACACTGATAGAGAACTACAGAGGAGGTTCAGCCTCTGGTGTCACAACAGTCCCCCTCACACACCCACTGGACAGAACACAGCTACAGTACATCAGTAATGGACAAG TTCCAGCTTTTTCCTCTACAGAGTTTGTCTACATGGAAATGAGCAGGGGCGGCGGgggcggcggcagcggcagcggcggaagcagcagcggcggcggcagcagcaggtccaTCAGTTAA